A genomic window from Leptospiraceae bacterium includes:
- a CDS encoding 2-isopropylmalate synthase, producing the protein MDNKIEILDVTLRDGEQTRGVVFTAEEKLNIASFLLERVKVPRVEVTSARVSEGELRSVQNIIHWAKENGFQDKIELLGFVDHTLTVDWLVECGALNLNLLTKGSLKHLSGQLRKTLPEHLSDIEKTVSYAKSKGITVNAYLEDWSNGYMNSREYVYDILKGMQEMPIKRIYLADTLGVLAPYEIYDAVSDILDRYPNLQLEFHGHNDYDLSVANALYAIKAGVKGIHVSVNGLGERAGNTPLEATITAIHDKLGIQTGIKESEITALSKLVEVFSGKRVSDNRPIVGQDVFTQTAGVHADGDLKGNLYANPILPERFGRRRSYALGKLAGKASITENLMQLGITLSKELEKKVLERVIQMGDAGLTVTEEDLPFLIADVSGEKQNNDFKIESCVVSAGVGVVPSAGLKVRYKDVIYKEVGKGDGGYDAFMNALSIVMNKIGIKLPYLVDYQVRIPPGGKTSALVETLITWDKEPDKPGDTTFKTIGVDTDQTVAAILATEKMIHLLLR; encoded by the coding sequence ATGGATAATAAAATAGAAATTCTGGATGTTACCTTAAGAGACGGTGAACAAACACGTGGAGTTGTGTTTACCGCTGAAGAGAAATTAAATATTGCAAGCTTTCTTCTGGAAAGAGTGAAAGTGCCGAGAGTGGAAGTAACTTCTGCTCGAGTTTCCGAAGGGGAACTACGTTCAGTTCAAAATATCATTCACTGGGCCAAAGAAAACGGTTTTCAGGATAAGATTGAACTACTCGGATTTGTAGATCACACCCTTACGGTTGACTGGCTGGTGGAATGTGGTGCTTTAAATTTGAACCTTCTGACCAAGGGATCTTTAAAACACCTGAGCGGACAACTTAGAAAAACCCTTCCCGAACACCTTTCCGACATTGAAAAGACGGTAAGTTATGCAAAGTCTAAAGGTATCACGGTGAATGCGTATCTCGAAGACTGGTCTAATGGTTACATGAATTCGAGAGAATATGTATACGATATTCTGAAAGGTATGCAAGAAATGCCTATTAAACGGATTTATCTCGCAGATACTCTGGGGGTTCTTGCACCTTATGAAATCTACGATGCAGTAAGTGATATTCTCGACAGGTATCCGAACCTGCAATTGGAGTTTCACGGTCATAACGACTATGATCTTTCGGTAGCGAATGCCCTTTATGCCATTAAGGCAGGAGTCAAAGGAATACACGTTTCGGTGAACGGTCTCGGAGAAAGAGCGGGAAATACTCCTCTCGAAGCTACGATAACTGCCATTCATGATAAACTCGGTATTCAAACCGGTATCAAGGAAAGTGAAATAACAGCCTTATCCAAATTGGTCGAAGTCTTCAGTGGGAAGAGAGTTTCCGATAATCGACCTATAGTCGGACAGGATGTATTTACCCAGACGGCCGGTGTTCATGCAGACGGAGACTTGAAAGGAAATCTCTACGCTAACCCCATTTTACCTGAACGATTCGGAAGAAGAAGAAGTTATGCTCTGGGTAAATTAGCCGGAAAGGCAAGCATCACCGAAAACTTGATGCAGTTAGGAATTACCTTATCCAAAGAGTTAGAAAAAAAGGTCTTAGAAAGAGTCATTCAGATGGGAGATGCCGGTCTTACCGTAACCGAAGAAGACCTTCCTTTTCTCATTGCTGATGTGTCGGGTGAAAAACAGAACAATGATTTTAAAATTGAGTCCTGTGTTGTCAGTGCCGGTGTGGGAGTGGTTCCTTCTGCCGGTCTTAAGGTTCGTTATAAAGACGTAATTTATAAAGAGGTTGGAAAAGGCGATGGAGGTTATGATGCTTTTATGAATGCTTTAAGTATTGTAATGAATAAAATAGGCATTAAACTTCCTTATCTTGTAGATTACCAGGTAAGAATTCCACCCGGAGGTAAAACCTCAGCCCTGGTGGAAACTCTAATTACCTGGGACAAAGAACCGGATAAACCGGGGGATACTACATTCAAAACTATAGGGGTGGATACCGATCAAACGGTAGCAGCCATATTAGCTACCGAGAAAATGATCCATCTTCTTTTACGGTAG
- a CDS encoding response regulator: MKPSILIVDYEPVDIEQIQKVTQELGFEFTLVNNGKDALKELENGFYNVLLADADLSDIPTLELIDRVDKLYGIVPIIMSDDSDPERIISSLGKYRVFDYVLKPIQKEVLKASIDGAVARYEYNLRVSSFTESEKNFYTTIIDIFSWKKELQQSQIESLTGNMIKQMNKNLFQDSGFAILFNTLNMFFSKAKFNAQKNSYEITRNLYNLIKDNFAQADKMVRTIAESQKILTREDPITETNYISEFVHILSECNTEIRPMAALKNQQVSLGKVPEIGKQKKIIFHRPYLKSVVKELLINAMKYSAERDLIIVLFFINNDHLELKVLNPARSNQEGKIGINEEDAKVVFEPFFRLTEEVDDRYTEEEFGYGLGLTIVKKIIELHGASLLVHTIRNNVNQSSDSEVVFSLNFPIIQ, translated from the coding sequence ATGAAACCCAGTATATTAATTGTTGATTACGAACCGGTAGACATTGAGCAGATTCAGAAGGTAACCCAGGAGCTGGGTTTTGAATTCACACTCGTAAACAATGGGAAAGATGCGCTAAAAGAACTGGAAAATGGCTTTTACAATGTTCTTTTAGCTGATGCAGATCTTTCTGATATTCCTACTCTTGAGCTTATCGACAGAGTAGACAAGCTCTATGGAATCGTTCCTATCATCATGTCAGACGATTCTGACCCCGAACGCATTATTTCCAGTCTGGGTAAATATAGAGTTTTTGACTATGTTCTAAAACCCATACAAAAAGAGGTTTTGAAAGCTTCCATTGATGGCGCGGTCGCGAGGTATGAGTATAATTTGCGGGTAAGTAGTTTTACTGAGAGTGAAAAGAACTTCTACACAACCATTATTGATATTTTTAGCTGGAAAAAGGAATTACAACAAAGCCAGATAGAGTCTCTCACCGGGAATATGATTAAGCAGATGAATAAAAACCTGTTTCAGGATAGTGGCTTTGCCATTCTTTTCAATACCCTGAATATGTTTTTTTCCAAGGCTAAATTTAACGCCCAGAAGAATTCTTACGAAATTACCCGTAATCTCTACAACTTAATCAAGGATAATTTTGCCCAGGCGGATAAAATGGTGAGAACCATCGCCGAATCCCAAAAAATCCTGACAAGAGAAGATCCGATTACCGAAACGAATTATATCTCTGAATTTGTGCATATACTCTCCGAGTGCAATACGGAAATCCGTCCTATGGCCGCACTTAAAAACCAGCAGGTTTCTCTCGGAAAAGTCCCGGAAATCGGAAAGCAAAAGAAAATCATTTTCCACAGACCTTACCTGAAAAGTGTTGTAAAAGAGCTGTTGATAAATGCCATGAAGTATTCGGCAGAAAGAGACCTGATAATTGTCTTATTCTTTATCAATAACGATCATCTGGAATTGAAAGTCCTGAATCCGGCCCGATCCAACCAGGAAGGAAAAATAGGGATTAACGAAGAAGATGCGAAAGTTGTTTTTGAACCTTTCTTTAGATTAACCGAAGAAGTGGACGATAGATATACCGAGGAAGAGTTTGGTTATGGATTGGGTCTTACTATCGTGAAAAAAATCATAGAATTACACGGAGCAAGTCTTTTGGTTCATACTATTAGAAATAATGTTAACCAGAGTAGTGATAGTGAGGTTGTGTTTAGCCTGAACTTTCCTATCATTCAATAA
- a CDS encoding alpha/beta hydrolase yields MEKTEKEEANRLIGGLAKSLQLSKPVLNGIFGDYLAETENGLAIKPGFYKNNQKIHETNLIYETSYTTLSSRVSVFLHGLVCDENYWDFQQDEKKTSYGQMLEQDLQFTPFYFRYNSGLRISENGKLFSEFMENLVQNYPIPIDELVIVAHSMGGLVSRSAFYYAEQGKASWLQVLKKIILIGSPHLGAPLEKFGNILTNVLEAVPSTYTRLAGNLINLRSKGIKDLRFGNIIDEDWKDVEEDALLQNAKVDIPLYTGVKYYVISGTITKDPEHIFSHWFGDAMVRRGSALGRTKDGKDFLLIEDKNHKEFTSIGHIGLGHSLEVYEQIREWVKEGLSEAFQEIQKEEESEAEKNLRLEPEALQGLSGLVETAIAGGAKTIEEIQNKIMDKPYGILKKVIPIPGLISGIEKMNRKSLGGVYQSIQVLNKEINRLAQDYLEKKKK; encoded by the coding sequence ATGGAAAAAACAGAAAAAGAAGAAGCTAATCGGTTGATAGGGGGGCTGGCGAAGAGTCTCCAACTGAGTAAACCTGTGTTAAACGGTATATTCGGGGATTATCTGGCAGAGACGGAAAATGGACTGGCTATTAAGCCGGGTTTTTATAAGAATAATCAGAAGATTCATGAGACAAATCTAATCTATGAAACTTCTTATACAACACTGAGTTCGAGAGTTTCCGTGTTTTTGCACGGACTTGTCTGTGACGAGAACTACTGGGATTTTCAACAGGATGAGAAAAAGACCTCTTACGGTCAAATGTTAGAACAGGATCTGCAATTCACTCCCTTTTACTTTCGTTATAATTCAGGTTTACGTATTTCCGAGAATGGTAAGTTATTCTCAGAGTTTATGGAAAACCTGGTTCAAAACTATCCGATTCCTATAGACGAACTGGTTATTGTAGCTCATAGCATGGGAGGACTTGTGAGTCGCAGTGCCTTTTACTATGCAGAACAGGGAAAGGCTTCCTGGCTTCAGGTTTTGAAGAAAATAATCCTTATCGGTTCTCCTCACTTGGGAGCACCGTTAGAAAAATTCGGTAATATCCTGACCAATGTTTTGGAGGCTGTTCCTTCCACTTATACCCGCCTCGCAGGAAACCTGATTAATTTACGCAGTAAAGGAATTAAAGATTTACGTTTTGGTAATATTATCGATGAAGACTGGAAAGATGTAGAGGAAGATGCTTTATTACAGAATGCTAAGGTAGATATTCCTCTGTATACGGGTGTAAAATACTATGTAATTTCCGGAACCATTACGAAGGATCCGGAACACATTTTTAGTCACTGGTTTGGCGATGCCATGGTGCGAAGAGGAAGTGCCCTCGGAAGAACGAAAGATGGAAAAGACTTCCTCTTAATAGAAGATAAGAACCATAAGGAATTTACCTCTATCGGACATATCGGTCTCGGCCACTCTCTGGAAGTATATGAGCAAATACGGGAATGGGTAAAAGAAGGACTTTCTGAAGCATTTCAGGAAATACAAAAGGAAGAAGAAAGTGAAGCAGAAAAAAATCTTCGTCTCGAACCGGAGGCCCTGCAGGGTTTAAGCGGACTTGTAGAAACGGCTATTGCCGGTGGGGCCAAAACGATAGAAGAAATCCAGAATAAGATTATGGATAAGCCGTACGGGATATTAAAAAAGGTGATACCGATTCCGGGACTGATAAGTGGTATTGAAAAGATGAATCGTAAAAGCCTCGGAGGAGTCTATCAATCCATACAGGTACTGAATAAGGAAATAAACCGTCTGGCCCAGGATTACCTGGAAAAGAAAAAGAAATAA
- a CDS encoding hydroxymethylglutaryl-CoA lyase, which yields MERKKITITEVGPRDGLQNEKTPVSTEDKLKYIQLLEEAGLKSLETTSFVKPEAVPAMKDSYELSKALRRSPGLEYTALVPNLRGYEKALETGYRQIAVFTSPSEAFNKKNINKTVEESLLAIREIFEKAKQDGLKVRAYVSTVVHCPYSGYIQPEAVLQISEKLLELGAYEISLGETIGKAVPSETERLLEKLLKTLPSEKLAGHFHDTYGMAIANVQKSIEMGLRSFDSSSGGLGGCPYAPGASGNLATEDLVYFLSASGLESGVDLYKLSLATEFIFKVLQKQSTSKTYQALRCSSAG from the coding sequence ATGGAAAGAAAAAAAATCACAATTACAGAAGTCGGCCCGAGAGACGGTTTACAAAACGAAAAAACCCCGGTTTCCACCGAAGATAAGCTCAAATACATACAACTTTTGGAAGAAGCGGGGCTAAAAAGCCTTGAAACGACTTCTTTTGTGAAACCGGAGGCTGTGCCGGCCATGAAAGATTCCTATGAGCTTTCAAAAGCCCTGAGAAGATCACCCGGACTTGAATATACGGCCCTCGTTCCCAACCTCAGAGGCTATGAAAAAGCCCTCGAAACCGGCTACCGCCAAATAGCCGTTTTTACTTCTCCCTCAGAAGCCTTTAATAAAAAGAACATCAATAAAACAGTAGAAGAATCCCTCCTCGCTATCCGGGAAATTTTTGAAAAAGCGAAACAGGATGGCTTAAAAGTTAGGGCTTATGTTTCTACCGTCGTGCATTGTCCCTATTCCGGCTATATTCAACCGGAAGCCGTACTCCAAATATCTGAGAAACTCTTAGAACTCGGAGCCTATGAAATATCCTTAGGAGAAACTATCGGAAAAGCTGTTCCTTCTGAGACCGAAAGGCTTCTTGAGAAACTTCTTAAGACCCTTCCTTCCGAAAAGCTCGCCGGTCATTTTCATGATACCTACGGAATGGCTATCGCAAATGTCCAGAAATCTATAGAAATGGGGCTTCGTTCCTTTGATTCTTCCTCCGGAGGACTCGGAGGCTGCCCCTATGCACCGGGTGCTTCCGGAAACCTCGCTACAGAAGACCTGGTTTATTTCCTCTCTGCTTCCGGACTGGAAAGCGGTGTGGATTTATATAAACTGAGCCTCGCTACCGAGTTCATTTTCAAGGTTTTACAAAAACAGAGTACTTCCAAAACCTACCAGGCCCTACGTTGTAGCTCCGCAGGCTAA
- a CDS encoding XisH family protein, whose product MSKRDIYHYQAKNALKKDGWLVTDDPLIASLGEEDYRIDLGAEKIIIATKENKRIAVEVKSFLSNSVINDFHKALGQILDYKVVLEENNCDRELFMAITEDTHKSFLKYLLIKLSLKRHNIKLLVFDPQKEEVIKWIN is encoded by the coding sequence ATGAGCAAAAGAGATATATACCATTACCAGGCGAAAAATGCTTTAAAAAAGGATGGTTGGCTTGTAACTGATGATCCTCTAATTGCAAGTTTAGGAGAAGAGGATTATAGAATTGATTTAGGTGCTGAAAAAATTATAATCGCAACCAAGGAAAACAAAAGAATTGCTGTAGAGGTAAAAAGCTTTTTAAGCAACTCGGTGATAAATGATTTCCATAAAGCACTTGGACAAATATTGGACTATAAAGTGGTATTAGAAGAAAATAATTGTGATAGAGAACTATTCATGGCTATAACAGAAGATACCCATAAAAGTTTTTTAAAATATTTATTGATTAAACTTTCACTCAAACGGCATAATATAAAATTACTGGTGTTCGATCCACAGAAGGAGGAGGTTATCAAATGGATAAATTAG
- a CDS encoding Smr/MutS family protein, giving the protein MREIYIRKMRYEEAKYKLERELHAAFMEGETLVEVIHGIGEGKLKQLTEDMVNEYDFLRLYKTDEWIYSNPGSTKVEIFPPDKADLKNYKK; this is encoded by the coding sequence ATGAGAGAGATATATATACGAAAAATGCGCTACGAGGAAGCTAAATATAAACTGGAACGAGAGCTTCATGCCGCCTTTATGGAAGGGGAGACTCTTGTGGAAGTGATTCATGGTATAGGAGAAGGAAAACTGAAACAACTAACGGAAGACATGGTGAATGAATATGATTTTCTGAGGCTCTACAAAACCGATGAATGGATTTATTCCAACCCGGGAAGTACGAAAGTCGAGATATTTCCCCCCGACAAAGCTGACCTGAAAAATTATAAGAAGTAA
- a CDS encoding XisI protein: MDKLELYRNAIIQVLTEYYNEYPKKETIDKYVVVDDSTKNYFFTRVGWENNSRIHGSPIHFRIKDEKIWIEFNGTEEDLTESLVDKGIPKEDIVLGLLHPSKRQWAMKG; encoded by the coding sequence ATGGATAAATTAGAACTCTATCGAAATGCAATCATTCAAGTTCTGACGGAATATTATAATGAATATCCAAAAAAAGAAACAATCGATAAATATGTCGTGGTAGATGACAGCACAAAGAACTATTTTTTTACACGGGTAGGCTGGGAAAATAACAGCAGAATTCATGGTTCCCCCATTCACTTTCGTATAAAAGACGAAAAAATATGGATAGAGTTTAACGGAACCGAGGAAGATCTCACAGAAAGTCTGGTAGATAAAGGTATTCCTAAAGAAGATATAGTTCTCGGTTTACTCCATCCGTCTAAAAGGCAATGGGCAATGAAGGGGTGA
- a CDS encoding Uma2 family endonuclease, translated as MSVELLRSFHPEELLKGRNWAFFEGNLIFFDEASQQYMIAEIQEGNRYSFEDYMSLPEGAPFQLIEGELTFMAAPDFKHQEISGNIYFAIKAYLQNHNLGKVAYSPVDVKLDEKNVVQPDIIFVSIKRSSIIDRYIKGAPDFVVEILSKGNVATDRKKKRKLYGNFGVLEYWIVNPMLENIEIYHNHMGIMFKTETVGKTGRIQSKAIEGFSLDVSKIF; from the coding sequence ATGTCAGTTGAACTACTCAGGTCATTCCATCCGGAAGAGCTTTTAAAAGGGAGAAACTGGGCTTTCTTCGAGGGAAATCTCATCTTTTTTGATGAAGCTTCGCAACAATATATGATAGCTGAGATACAGGAAGGAAACAGGTATAGCTTCGAGGACTATATGAGTCTACCGGAAGGTGCCCCCTTCCAATTGATTGAGGGAGAACTTACATTTATGGCTGCACCCGATTTTAAACATCAGGAAATCTCAGGCAACATCTATTTTGCTATTAAAGCCTATTTACAAAATCATAATCTGGGAAAAGTAGCTTACTCTCCTGTAGATGTAAAACTGGACGAAAAGAATGTAGTGCAGCCTGACATCATTTTTGTTTCTATCAAACGTTCTTCAATCATTGACAGGTACATTAAGGGTGCTCCGGACTTTGTCGTGGAAATCCTCTCCAAAGGCAATGTTGCCACCGATAGGAAAAAGAAAAGGAAGCTCTACGGAAACTTTGGGGTGCTAGAATACTGGATTGTAAATCCTATGCTCGAAAATATCGAAATCTACCACAACCACATGGGTATCATGTTTAAAACAGAAACTGTAGGAAAAACCGGCAGGATTCAGTCCAAAGCCATTGAAGGCTTCTCTCTCGATGTAAGCAAGATTTTTTAA